One window of Amyelois transitella isolate CPQ chromosome 7, ilAmyTran1.1, whole genome shotgun sequence genomic DNA carries:
- the LOC106130240 gene encoding uncharacterized protein LOC106130240 isoform X2: protein MMMPPVEPSKEDCCNSGCNPCIFDIYEKQLELYNKYLQSGEAFVEPDKNGISQTEYTTFVVTENMHRKEYVRYAKVFPFSDTFDFKLPSKWYRRGVGGLEILFGLVLAVIPSHKLKNAANIGLVLLMILAAYSHVMVGDPFDRCAPALVFFFMLSGRLVVWYQTSRREELEKAATTQNGNGLKRE from the exons ATGATGATGCCTCCCGTAGAACCCAGTAAAGAAGACTGTTGCAATAGTGGTTGTAATCCatgtatttttgatatttatgaaaaacagTTAGAATTATATAACAAATACCTACAAAGTGGCGAAGCCTTCGTAGAACCTGACAAGAATGGTATATCTCAAACAGAGTATACAACTTTTGTTGTAACGGaaaatatgcat AGGAAAGAATACGTGAGATACGCGAAAGTGTTCCCGTTTTCTGACACATTCGACTTCAAGTTACCGTCGAAATGGTACAGAAGGGGCGTCGGGGGGCTGGAGATATTGTTTGGTCTAGTTCTAGCAGTTATACCTAGcc ataaactgaaaaatgcGGCCAACATAGGGCTCGTCCTACTCATGATACTAGCTGCGTACTCGCACGTGATGGTGGGCGATCCCTTTGACAGATGTGCGCCTGCGCTGGTCTTCTTCTTCATGCTGAGCGGAAGACTCGTCGTATG GTACCAAACAAGTCGCCGAGAGGAGTTGGAGAAAGCAGCGACCACTCAAAATGGAAACGGTCTTAAGAGGGAGTGa
- the LOC106130240 gene encoding novel acetylcholine receptor chaperone isoform X3: MGSSIVLKSLSVLLGVFFIFVGITKLTPFISKELHKDLRKEYVRYAKVFPFSDTFDFKLPSKWYRRGVGGLEILFGLVLAVIPSHKLKNAANIGLVLLMILAAYSHVMVGDPFDRCAPALVFFFMLSGRLVVWYQTSRREELEKAATTQNGNGLKRE; encoded by the exons ATGGGCTCGTCTATCGTGCTTAAAAGTTTATCTGTCCTGCTAGGCGTGTTCTTCATTTTCGTTGGTATAACAAAGCTGACTCCGTTTATTTCAAAGGAATTACACAAAGATTTG AGGAAAGAATACGTGAGATACGCGAAAGTGTTCCCGTTTTCTGACACATTCGACTTCAAGTTACCGTCGAAATGGTACAGAAGGGGCGTCGGGGGGCTGGAGATATTGTTTGGTCTAGTTCTAGCAGTTATACCTAGcc ataaactgaaaaatgcGGCCAACATAGGGCTCGTCCTACTCATGATACTAGCTGCGTACTCGCACGTGATGGTGGGCGATCCCTTTGACAGATGTGCGCCTGCGCTGGTCTTCTTCTTCATGCTGAGCGGAAGACTCGTCGTATG GTACCAAACAAGTCGCCGAGAGGAGTTGGAGAAAGCAGCGACCACTCAAAATGGAAACGGTCTTAAGAGGGAGTGa
- the LOC106130191 gene encoding high mobility group protein I — translation MSDDGSTVVEKKGRGRPKANGTQSEAKADTKKRGRPAAPAKTKESAKSSDDEQAPVAKRGRGRPKGSKKKAAKSKSAPVEGRGRGRPRKDAPPPKKDAASTEEEQDEDEEEEGSDQ, via the exons atgtcTGATGACGGATCCACAGTTGTAGAGAAGAAAGGTCGTGGAAGGCCAAAAGCCAATGGAACACAATCG GAAGCGAAAGCTGACACTAAAAAAAGAGGCAGACCCGCCGCACCTGCGAAAACGAAAGAGTCTGCAAAATCCTCTGATGATGAGCAGGCACCGGTAGCAAAGAGAGGCCGAGGCAGGCCAAAGGGTTCCAAAAAAAAGGCAGCTAAATCAAAG AGTGCCCCAGTTGAAGGTCGCGGACGTGGGCGGCCGCGCAAAGATGCCCCTCCACCTAAGAAAGATGCTGCTTCCACTGAGGAGGAACAAGACGAAGATGAAGAAGAGGAAGGCTCTGACCAGTAA
- the LOC106130240 gene encoding novel acetylcholine receptor chaperone isoform X4 yields MMTNVLSGVFFIFVGITKLTPFISKELHKDLRKEYVRYAKVFPFSDTFDFKLPSKWYRRGVGGLEILFGLVLAVIPSHKLKNAANIGLVLLMILAAYSHVMVGDPFDRCAPALVFFFMLSGRLVVWYQTSRREELEKAATTQNGNGLKRE; encoded by the exons ATGATGACGAATGTTCTCAGTG GCGTGTTCTTCATTTTCGTTGGTATAACAAAGCTGACTCCGTTTATTTCAAAGGAATTACACAAAGATTTG AGGAAAGAATACGTGAGATACGCGAAAGTGTTCCCGTTTTCTGACACATTCGACTTCAAGTTACCGTCGAAATGGTACAGAAGGGGCGTCGGGGGGCTGGAGATATTGTTTGGTCTAGTTCTAGCAGTTATACCTAGcc ataaactgaaaaatgcGGCCAACATAGGGCTCGTCCTACTCATGATACTAGCTGCGTACTCGCACGTGATGGTGGGCGATCCCTTTGACAGATGTGCGCCTGCGCTGGTCTTCTTCTTCATGCTGAGCGGAAGACTCGTCGTATG GTACCAAACAAGTCGCCGAGAGGAGTTGGAGAAAGCAGCGACCACTCAAAATGGAAACGGTCTTAAGAGGGAGTGa
- the LOC106130240 gene encoding novel acetylcholine receptor chaperone isoform X1, translating into MMMPPVEPSKEDCCNSGCNPCIFDIYEKQLELYNKYLQSGEAFVEPDKNGVFFIFVGITKLTPFISKELHKDLRKEYVRYAKVFPFSDTFDFKLPSKWYRRGVGGLEILFGLVLAVIPSHKLKNAANIGLVLLMILAAYSHVMVGDPFDRCAPALVFFFMLSGRLVVWYQTSRREELEKAATTQNGNGLKRE; encoded by the exons ATGATGATGCCTCCCGTAGAACCCAGTAAAGAAGACTGTTGCAATAGTGGTTGTAATCCatgtatttttgatatttatgaaaaacagTTAGAATTATATAACAAATACCTACAAAGTGGCGAAGCCTTCGTAGAACCTGACAAGAATG GCGTGTTCTTCATTTTCGTTGGTATAACAAAGCTGACTCCGTTTATTTCAAAGGAATTACACAAAGATTTG AGGAAAGAATACGTGAGATACGCGAAAGTGTTCCCGTTTTCTGACACATTCGACTTCAAGTTACCGTCGAAATGGTACAGAAGGGGCGTCGGGGGGCTGGAGATATTGTTTGGTCTAGTTCTAGCAGTTATACCTAGcc ataaactgaaaaatgcGGCCAACATAGGGCTCGTCCTACTCATGATACTAGCTGCGTACTCGCACGTGATGGTGGGCGATCCCTTTGACAGATGTGCGCCTGCGCTGGTCTTCTTCTTCATGCTGAGCGGAAGACTCGTCGTATG GTACCAAACAAGTCGCCGAGAGGAGTTGGAGAAAGCAGCGACCACTCAAAATGGAAACGGTCTTAAGAGGGAGTGa